The DNA segment CTCTTTTCTCGAACCTCATTTCCAAAGCAGGCCATGGCCAAGCGACAGGCACCGGACACCCGTCCCGAAATCTATGTCAGCACCGACGTGGAGGCCGACGGCCCCATCCCCGGGCCGCACTCCATGCTGTCGTTCGCCTCCGCCGCGATGCTGGCGGACAAGACCGTGCTGAGCACCTTCTCGGCCAACCTGGAAACGCTGCCGGGCGCGGCCGGACATCCGGCGCAGATGCAGTGGTGGCAAACCCAGCCGGAAGCCTGGGCCGCCTGCCGGCAGGACCTGGAGCCGCCCGGGCGGGCCATGGTGCGCTACGTGGAATGGGTGGAAAGCCTGCCCGGCAAGCCGGTCTTCGTGGCCTTTCCGGCTGGCTTCGACTTCACCTGGATGTTCTGGTACATGATGCGTTTTGCCGGCCGCTCGCCGTTTGGCTGGGCCGCGCTCGACATCAAGACGCTGGGGTTCGCCATGACCGGGCTGCCATACCGCAAGACCGTCAAGCCGGCGCTGCCGGCGCAGTGGAAGGACCCGCTGCCGCACACCCATGTGGCGCTTGACGATGCGCTGGAACAAGGCGCGCTGTTCTGCAACATGCTCGCCGAGCTGCGCGCGCGGGAGGCCACGCTGGCCGCCGCGCAAGCCTTGGCCGAACGCGATGGCGCGCCACCGGCTCCCACGGCCTGAGCAGGCTTGCCTGCGCAGGGCCATGCGCAGGCCTCGCATCCTGGGCCACGCCAGCTATAGTTAAGACGTATATGGCATCCGAACCCACCCCGTCTCTCAGGGCTGCCGCAGCGCCACGCCATATACGGCTTGCACGGCCTCGCGAGCCACGCCCAGGAGGTGTCGCCCATGCGTTTCCATCCCAACCTGCACTTGCGCCAGATGGCCGGCCGGTTGCACTGGCCGCACGTGAGCTCATCCTCGCGCGAGTCCACCCGCCCGCACTCCCTGGAGGACGATGCCGAAGTCGCCAAGGCCATGGTCTACGTGAGCGTGGTGACGCTGGTGATCCTGCTGGTGGTCCTGGCGGCAATCGCTTTCGGTCAGGAGGCCGTGCACTGGCTGGGTGTTCAATAGACGACCCGCCTGAAGCAGTTCAGCCTCCCTGACCGGGCCGGCCCCCACCTAGGTGGGGGCCGGTTTTATTTCGGGGCCAAGGTTTGCCGGCGCCGGCTCAGGCCAGCAAGGGGGCGACGTTCTCGGGGGGGCGGCCGATGGCGGCGCGGCGGTTGCGCACCACCAGCGGGCGTTGCAGCAGGATGGGGTGGTCGGCCACCGCACCCAGCACCTCGGCATCGGTCAGGCCCGGATCGGCCAGGCCCAGCTCCTTGAAGGGCGCTTCGTTGTCGCGCACCATCTCGCGCACTGGCACGCCCAGCATGGTGTGGAGCTGCTTGAGCGTGGACAACGTGGGGGGCGTCTTCAGGTATTCCACGATCTCCACGGGCTCGCCCAGCCGGCCAGCGGCAGCCTCGACCAGCGCGAGTGTTTCGCGCGACTTCGAGCAACGGGGGTTGTGATAGATGGTAATCATGGTGGCACTCCTGGTTCGACCGATGCCCCGGCGCCGGGGCTCAAACCCGCACTATACAAGCGGCGCCGCCCGCCCGCATGCCCCCGAGAGTTGGCATAGCGGCTCAGGCCGGGCTTTGCCTTTGCGGCGCCAGCCGCAGCAGGGCCGCCACGGTGGCGCGCAGCCCGGCGCGCAACGGCTTGTCGTGGCGCAACACCAGCGCCAGCGTGCGCGCCAGCGGCGGGGCCAGCGGGCGCACGGCGATCCGCGCGCGCGGCTGGCCCGGCGGCAGCGCCATGCCCGGCAGCACCGAATAGCCCAGCCCGGCACCCACCAGCTCCTTGATCGCCTCGACGCTGTCGAGCTCCATCACCGGGCGTGCGCTGATACCGGCGCGCAGGAACCATTCGTCCACCAGCCGGCGCGTATTGCCGCCGGGCGAAAAGAGCACCAGCGGCCGGCCGGCCAGGTCGGCGGGCGCAACGGTAGCGGGCAATGGTTCGTCGTCGGCGGGGCCGATGGCCACGAACGGGTCTTCCAGCACAGGCGTGATGTCGAACATCCGGCCAGAGGCCGGCAGCGTCACGAAGGCCAGGTCCAGGGCGTTGTCTTCCACCGCCTTGAGCGCCTCGCCGGTGTTTTCCGTGCTGACCACGATCTCCAGCGCCGGCATGGCGCGGCGCAGGTCGCGCAGCACCGCAGGCAACAGGTAGATGCAGGCGGTGGCGCCCGTGCCCAGCCGCACCCGGCCGACCACCCCACCCGCGTGGCGCGCCATGCTGTCGTCAGCGGCGGCCAGCGCCCCGGCCACGCCACGCGCGTGCGCCAGCAAGTCCTCGCCAGCGGGGGTGGGCAGCACATGGCGCCCTACCCGTTCGAGCAGGCGCAGGCCATAACGCTGCTCCAGCTGGCGCACCTGCAGGCTGACCGCCGGCTGGCTCAAGCCGAGGCGCTCGGCCGCCGCCGAAAAGCTGCCAAGATCGCAAACCAGCGAAAAAGCGTGCAGGAAGTCGGGATTGAGATGCCGCATGCCAAAGATTTTCTTATGCGCTGCATAAGTCAGCGAAGCTTCCTTTATAGCATCGGCGCAAGTTAAGGTAGCAGCGTGCCCCGGCCCTTGCCACCGCGGGGCAGTTTGCTGCAACACGGCTTTCATCCACGTATCGCCTTTCCTCCGGCATCGACTACGCTCGAACCGGCTTACCTGCCCAAACCGCTCGCCGCGCCAGCATCATGAAAGCCCCTCTCGCCACACTCAGCGCCGCCTGCGCCACGCCGATGGCCGTGGCCAATGCCACCGCCGCCGTCCAGGCCTGCGCCAGCCCGTCGATCCGCGACGCCACCGCCGCCGACATCCCTGCCATCCAGGCCATCTACGCGCACCACGTGCGTCACGGCCGCGCGTCGTTCGAGGAAGTCGAGCCAGGCGTGGACGACATCCGCCTGCGTCACGCCGAGGTGAGGCGCCAGGGCCTGCCCTACCTGGTGGCCGAGCGCGGCGGCGAGGTGCTGGGCTACGCCTACGCCAGCGCCTACCGTACGCGCAGTGCTTACCGCTTTGCCATTGAGGATTCGGTCTATATCGACGAGCGCTACCGGGGCCAGGGCCTTGGCCTGGCGCTGCTGGCCGCGCTGGTGTCGCGCTGCGAGAGCGGCCCGTGGCGGCAGATGGTGGCGGTAGTGGCCTGCACCGCCAGCGGCGAAGGCGCTGGCTCGCTGGCCTTGCACGAGCGGGTGGGCTTTCGCACCATCGGCCGGTTGCAGTCCGTCGGGTTCAAGCACGGGCAGTGGATCGATACGGTGCTGATGCAGCGGCCGCTGGGAGATGGGGACGAAACGCCGCCGGTGGAGCGCGCGGCCAAGCCGTAAGACCTGGCCGGCTCCAAGCCGGCGGACAGCCGATCCACCTGGGTTAATTCTAGTGAGGAATTTTAAGCGGATCTGGCTGGGAAGATATATTCGTCATGCGCATGATCTTGCGATCAAGGCTGACGAGCGGGCACGGCGAGCGCCTGCCCTCTCTTCAAGTTCCAAGGCTGATATCAGCCCCGGGACCATGACGGATCAACCGATCAGGTCCGACAGCGCCAGCGCCACCACCTTGGTGGCACGGTTCAGGTCGCTCAGGCGCAGGTTCTCGTCCGAATTGTGGCCGCGCGCTTCCATCAGCGTGCGCGGGCCGGCGCCGTACAGCACGGTGGGGATGCCGTGCTTGGTGTAGTGGCGGGCATCGGTGTAGAGCGGCACGCCTTGCACCGGGATCTCCACGCCGAACACTTCCTCGGCACGGCCCTTCAGGGCGCCGATCAGCTTTTCCACGCCCGGCAGTTCCGACAGCGGCTCGGCCAGGATGATGCGCTCGACCTTGACCTCGATGCCCGGACGGTCGCGGGCGGCCTTCTCGACCACGGCGCGCAGCTCGCCCTCGGCGTCGAAGCCGATTTCTTCGGGGATCATGCGGCGGTCGACGCGGAAGGTCACCAGGTCCGGCACCACGTTGGTGTTGATGCCGCCCTTGATCAGGCCGACGTTCAGCGTGGCGGTATCGATGCCCAGCGTCTTCGACTTGCGCGTGGCCAGCTCCGCACGCAGGCCGTAGATGGCTTGCAGGATGTGGGTGGCGGCTTCGATCGCGTCCACGCCGGTGTGCGGCATGGCGGCGTGGCCTTGCTTGCCCTTGACCGTCACTTCCACGTGCAGGCAGCCGTTGTGGGCCGAGGTGATGCCGTAAGAGAAGCCGGCCGAGATGGCGTAGTCCGGCTTGCTCAGGCCCTGGTCGAGCAGGAACTTGGGACCGATGTCGCCGCCGGTTTCCTCGTCGTACGTGAATTGCAGTTCCAGCGTGCCGTTGAGCCTGGCGCCTTGCTTTTCGGCTTCCATCAGCGCCAGCACGGCGTACGTGTAGGTGGCGAAGTCCGACTTGGACACCGCCACGCCACGGCCGTACATGACCGGACCGTGCTCGCTGTCGGCGATTTCGCCGCCGTACGGGTCCTTGGTCCAGCCCAGCCCCGGAGGCACCACGTCGCCGTGGGCGTTCATGGCGATGGTGGGGCCGCCCGTGCCGAAGGTCTTGCGCACCAGCAGGTTGGTGGCGCTGATCATGCCGGCGGCCTTGACCAGCTCGTGCGGCACCTTGTGCGCTTCGACCTTGAAGCCCAGGCCTTCGAGCAGCACCTTGGCGCGCGCGCCGTGCGCGTCGCAATCGCCCGGCGGGTTATCCGACGGCACCTTGACCAGTTCGGCGAGGAAGGCTTCCTGCGCGGGACGCTGGGCGTCGATGTAGTTGGTGAGCGTGGTCTGCAGCGGGTTCACGTTGTCTCTTGCGGTCATGGTGATTCTCGAAAAAGTCTTTCAGGATGACGGATGCGGGCGCTTTACTGCTGCCGCGCGGAATGCTTGTCGAAATGCTCGACGAAATCGCTGAACACGGCAGCCGCGCTGGCGGCGTCCTCCGCAGTCATGATCTCGGTGGGGTGATGGCTGATGCCACCGTTGCCGCAGCGCACAAACAGCATCGCGACATCGGCAATGGCCGCGATGGCCATGGCGTCGTGGCCGGCGCCGGAAGGCAGGTGCCGCACCGGCAGCCCCTGGCGGGCGATGGCATCCGCCCATTGCTGTTGCAGCCAGGGCGCGCACGGCACGCTGACGGCCTCGTGCGTCTTGCGGATCTGCACGCGCACATTGCGCCGGGCGCACACGCGCTCGATTTCGGCCAGCACGTCATTCACTGCAGCCTGGCGCACGGCGTCTTCGCCAGCACGGATGTCGATGGAGAAGACCGCGCGGCCCGGCACCACATTGGCGGCGCCGTTAGGCACGTTGAACTGGCCGATCGTGCCGACCAGGCCCGGCAGGCCACTGCAACGGCGCTCGATAAACAGGCCGATCTCGGCGCCGGCCATGGCGGCGTCGCGGCGCATGTCCATCGGCACGGTGCCGGCGTGGCCGGCCAGCCCTTCAAGTTCCACGATAAAGCGGGTGGCGCCGGAGATCGCGGTCACGACACCCAGTGACAGTCCTTCGTTGAGCAGCACCGGGCCTTGCTCGATATGGACTTCCACGAAAGCCAGCACCTGCTCGCGCGCATGCGCGGCGGCGGGCAGGCCAGCGGGATCGAAACCTGCCGCGCGCATCACTTCGCGCATGGTCTTGCCCGAGTCGTCCACGTTGTCGAGCACATTGGTGTCGAAGGTGCCGGCGATGGCGCGGCTGCCCAGCAGCGTGGCCTTGAAGCGCACGCCCTCCTCCTCGGCAAAGCCGACCACCTCGATGGCGAACGGGAAGCGCTTGCCCTGGCGGTTCCACTGCGCCACACAGGCGACCGGGAGGATCACGCCGAGGTTGCCGTCATAGCGGCCGCCATCGCGCACGGTGTCGAAATGCGAGCCGGTGAGCAGCGCGGGCACATTGGGCGTGGTGCCCTCGTAGCGGCCGATCACGTTGCCGGCCGCGTCGCGGCGCACCGTCATGCCGGCAGCCTGCATCCACTCGGTGAGCTGCGCGGCGGCGCCGTGGTGAGCCTCGGTGAGATAGGTGCGGGTGAGCATGCCGGGCTGCTCGGTGTGGACGGCCAGGGTATCGGCCCAGGCCATGATGCGCGCCCCGGTTTCGGTAGCGGGCGTGAGGGTTGCTGCCATGCGTGTCTCCTGCTGGAAGTGCGCGAATGCGGGTGGCGCCGGATCATGCAAGCCCCGCGCCAGCGGTGCCTCGGGTGCCGGGCCGGCGCCGCCGGACCATCCCGGTGCGCCTTGACTCTCGTGCGAGAGCTCTATTTTGTGCGATTCATGGTAGCACAGTGAATTCAAAAATTGCATACAAAAATGATATGCACTATATTGGCTTCCACGTTCCGACAATTCGCTGCGGACAATCCGATCCGGACAGCGAGTTGCGTGGATTCCGCTCCAACAGGAGGGCCAATCCACGAAGCGCCGCAGCCCTCACCCGGCCACGCGCCCGGCACGTCAGGCCGGCTGTCCCGCCACGCGGGCAACCGGCAATTCCTGCAGCAATGACAGGATGCGCCAGCCAAAGTCCAGGACGCGTCCGCATGGAGACAACGATGCACCCAGCAGTCCAGCAACGGCCGGCTTCCGGCCGCCCGCACGCCGCCCCTTCCCGCTTTTCCCGCTTCTTCCGATCCCTGTTCGGCCAGGTCCTTGTCGCCCTGGTGCTCGGGACTGCGCTCGGGCTGCTCTTCCCCGAATTTGCCGCCAAGCTCAAGCCGCTCGGCGATGCCTTTATCAAGCTGATCAAGATGCTGATCGGCCCGATCGTGTTCTGCGTGGTGGTGGCGGGCATCTGCGGCGCCGGCGAGCTCAAGAAGGTGGGCCGGGTCGGCATCAAGGCCGTGCTCTATTTCGAGGTGGTCACCACCATCGCGCTGGCGCTGGGCATCGCGCTGGCCTACATCTTCCACCCCGGCACCGGCATGAACGTGAACCCGGCCTCGCTCGACGCCTCGGCCATGTCCGCCTACGTGGACACGGCCCAGAAGGTCAAGAGCGCGGGCATGGTGGACTTCCTGCTCAAGCTGATCCCCAGCACGGTGATGGGCGCGTTCGCCAGCGGCGACGTGCTGCAGGTGCTGCTGGTATCGATCCTGTTCGGTTGCGCGCTGTCGCTGGTGGGTGAGCGCGGCCAGCCGCTGGTGACGATCATCGATACCTTCTCGCACACGCTGTTCAAGATGATGGGCTTCATCATCAAGCTGGCTCCGCTGGGCGTGCTGGGCGCGGTAGCCTTCACCGTGGGCAAGTACGGCATCGGCTCGCTCAAGCAGCTGGGCTACCTGGTGCTGGTGTTCTACGGCGCGGTGGCCTTGTTCGTGATGGTGGTGCTGGGCACGGTGATGCGCCTGTGCGGCTTTTCCGTCTTCAAGCTGATCCGCTACCTGCGCGCCGAGCTGCTGGTGGTGCTGGGTACCGCCTCGTCCGACAGCGTGCTGCCGCAGGTGATGAAGAAGCTGGAGTTCCTCGGCATCAAGAAATCGGTGGTGGGCCTGGTGATCCCCACGGGCTACTCCTTCAACCTGGATGCCTTTTCGATCTACCTGACGCTGGCCGCGGTATTTATCGCCCAGGCCACCAATACGCCGCTCGCGCTGGGCGACCTGCTCGGCATCCTGGCGGTGGCGCTGGTCACCTCCAAGGGCGCGCACGGCATCCCCGGCTCGGCCATCGTGATCCTGGCGGCCACGCTGTCGGCGCACCCGGCCATTCCCGCCATCGGGCTGGTGCTGGTGCTGTCGGTGGACTGGTTCATCGGCATTGCCCGCGCGGTCGGCAACCTGATCGGCAACTGCGTGGCCACCGTCGTGGTCGCCGCCTGGGAAAAGGACATCGACCGGGCCCGCGCCCACGACGTGCTCAACGGCAGGATCGACGCCAGCGACCTTGAAGCGGGCTTTGCCCCGGCGCCGCACGAGGCCGCCCTGGCTACCCCCGGGGCATCCCCGCTGCCCGGCGCGGCCGCGGGGCGCTAGAATCTCGGGATTCCTCCTACCGAGACGCTGCGCAAGTGCGCAACCATGCCTGAGCATATCGACCCTGCCATGACCGCCGAAGCGATCGCCGAAGACATCGTCGCGGCGATCGTCTCGCACCGCCTGCCGCCCGGCACCAAGCTGCGCGAAGAGGCCCTGGCCAGCGTCTACCGCGTCAGCCGCACCAAGGTGCGCGCCGCGCTGCTGATGCTGTCCAAGGACAAGCTCATCCAGATCGTGCCGGACAAGGGCGCCTTCGTGGCCAAGCCCAGCGCCGAGGAGGCGCGCGAAGTGTTTGCGGTGCGCCGCATCCTGGAGGCGGCCCTGGCCCGCGAGTTCGTGGCGCGCGCCACCGCCGCCGACTACAAGCGCATTGACCGGCACCTCGTCGCCGAGAAGAAAGCGCTGGGCGGCAGCGATGCCCATGTGCGCACCCGCCTGCTCAGCGATTTCCACATCATGCTGGCGGACGTGGTGGGCAATGGTGTGCTGACGGGCATGCTGCAGGAGCTGTCGTTGCGCAGCGCGGTGATCACCATGCTCTACCAGTCCCGCCGCGATGCCGCCTGCTCCTCGGATGAGCATCGCGACTTCATCGAGGCCGCCCGCGCCGGCGACACCGAGCGCGCGGTGACCCTGATGGTGGAGCACCTGAACCACGTCGAGGCGGCGCTGCATTTCGAGCAGGTGCCCGCCGCCCGCAGCAAGGACCTGGTGACGGCGCTGCTGGCCTGAACCGGGCATGCTGCTGCGCGCTTGACCCAGGTCAATGCGCGCCACGCGCCTTTGCACGATCATCGACCTCGTCATGAAGCTGCGGGGGCGCGCTTCATGACACACTGGCCCGTCCATCGCGGACGGCAGCCCGCACGCCGGCTTGGGTGCGGGCTTTTTCTTTTGCGCGCCGCGCGCGCCATCATTGCCAGATCCGCACGTGATCGAATCACGGCTTCGGAGTAGGATGTCGGAGGCCCAAGTCAGAGGCTGCTTAAAAGATAAATGGCAAAAGATAAAAGCCAGGAGACAGACATGACCCGTTCCAGCCGTCCGGTGGCGATGTTCGAGCCATCGCCAGCACCAGCCCGCGCCATCCTGCTCCCCGATTTGCCGCCCCTGGCGGTCTCGCCGTCCGTGCGCCCGCGCCGCGTGCGCGGCTGATCTTCCCGCCCGATTTCCGTGCCGGGCCATCCGCTTTCATCATCCAACCCATCCGAGGGAGGGAAACCTATGTCCAACGCGTTCAAAGACGACGTCCTGGCCGGCAAGGTCGTGTTTATCGCCGGCGCCTCGTCCGGCATCAACCTGGGCATCGCCCGGCATTTTGCCAAGGCAGGCGCCAGGCTGGCGCTGGTCAGCCGCGACCCCGAGCGTATCGCGGCGGCGGCGGCCAGCATCAACGACGCCGGCGGCAGCGCCATCGGCATGGCAGCCGATGTGCGCGACTACGCCGCGGTGGAAGCGGCGCTCGCGCGCACGCGCAACGAGCTTGGCCCGATCGACATCGTGATCTCGGGCGCGGCCGGCAATTTTGTCGCACCGGCCCTGGGCATGTCCGCCAACGGCTTCAAGACCGTGGTGGATATCGACCTGATCGGCACCTTCAATGTCTTTCGCGCCTGCTTTGCCTTTCTGAATGCGCCGGGCGCCTCGCTGATCGCCATCACCGCGCCGCAGGCGGTCAACGCGATGATGTTCCAGGCCCACGTATGCGCCGCCAAGGCCGGCATCAACATGCTGGTGAAATGCCTGGCCATGGAATGGGGCCCGGCCGGCGTGCGCGTCAACGCCATCTCGCCCGGCCCCATCGCCGGCACCGAGGGCATGGCGCGGCTCGCGCCCACGCCGGAAATGGAGGCGCGCTTCAAGGCGCGCCTGGCGCTGCGTGACTACGGCGACAAGGACGATATCGCCAATACGGCGCTGTTCCTGTCCACCGACAACGCTCGCTATATCACCGGCACCATCGTCGACTGCGATGGGGGCAGCAAGCTGGGCGACGCGTCCGCCGACGCACTGCATCCGCCCAAGGCGCCCGGCAAGGCGGCCTGAGCCGCGCGGCGCTACACACACTCAAGCCTTCGTGCATTTGTGCAGCAGAACACCTACGACAAGGAGACTCCTATGACTTCACCCGTGCTCTATCACGCCGCCGAGGGCGTGGCCACCATCACCCTGAACCGCCCCGACGTGCTCAACGCGCTCAACAGCGCGCTGCTGCTCGAGCTGCGCGCCGCCGTCGAGCGTGCCGCGCAGGACGAGGCCGTGCGCGCGGTGGTGCTGAGCGCCAACGGCCGCGGCTTTTGCGCGGGCGCCGACCTGGCCGGGCGTGGTACCGGGCTGCAGGATTCGGGCACGCTGCTGCGCGAGCGCTACCACCCGATCATCCTGGCGCTGCGCAATATGCCCAAGCCCGTCATCACCTCGGTCAACGGCGTGGCGGCCGGCGCCGGCATGAGCCTGGCGCTGGCCGGCGACGTGGTGCTGGCTGGCCGCTCCGCGTCGTTCCTGCAGGCCTTCTCGAAAATCGGCCTGGTGCCCGATGCGGGAAGCACCTACTTCCTGCCGCGCTACGCGGGCGAGATGCGCGCCCGCGCGCTGGCCATCCTGGCCGAGAAAATCGACGCCGAAGAAGCGCATCGCATCGGCCTGGTGTGGAAGGTGCATGAAGACGAAGCCTTGCCGGCCGAGACCGCCAGGCTGGCCGCCCACCTGGCGCAGATGCCCACCTTTGCCTACGGCCTGATCAAGGAAGCGCTCAACGCCAGCCTGCAGAGCGACCTGCCGGCGCAGCTCGAACGGGAAGCCACGCTGCAGTCGCGCGCATCGAAGAGCGAGGACGTCAAGGAAGGCGTGGCGGCGTTCCTGGAAAAGCGCAAGCCCGCGTTCAAGGGCCGCTGAGCGCCGCTGGCTACGCATCGCACCACCCATTCGAAACCAGGAGACGCGCACCATGCTAGGCCTCATGCAAGACCGTCCGTTGCTGATTTCTTCACTGATCGAGTACGCCGCGCAGTACCACCCGCAGCAGGAGATCGTGTCGCGCACGATCGATGGCGGCACGGTGCGCTCCAACTACGCGCAGGTGCACCGCCGCGCGAAGCGGGTCGCCAGCGCGCTCGTCGGCCCCGGCGGATTGGGCGGACTGGGCGGACTCGGCGTTGAGCAAGGCGACCGTGTCGGCACGCTGGCATGGAACACGCACCGCCACCTGGAGCTGTACTTTGGCGTGTCGGGCGCGGGCGTGGTGCTGCATACCGTCAATCCCCGCCTGTTCCCGGAGCAGATCGACTACATCATCAATCACGCGCAAGACCGCGTGCTCTTCTTCGACCCGTGCTTCGCGCCGCTGGTGGCGCAACTCGCGCCGCGCCTGTCCAGCGTCAAGCACTTCGTGGCAATGACCGATCGCGCCGGCACCGACGCGCTCGGCCTCGCCGGCAAGCTGCCCAGCCTGCTGTGCTACGAAGACCTGGTCGAGGCCGGCAGCGAGGACTATGCATGGCCGCAGTTCGACGAGCGCACCGCGTCCTCGCTTTGCTACACGTCGGGCACCACCGGCAACCCCAAAGGCGTGCTGTATTCGCATCGCTCCACCGTGCTGCACAGCCTCAAGGCCTGTGCGTCCGACACGTTTGGCGTGAGCGCGGACAGCACGATCCTGCTGGTCGTGCCGCTGTTCCACGCCAACGCCTGGGGCATGCCCTACGCATGCGCCATGACGGGCGCAAAGATGGTGCTGCCCGCCCAGCACCTGGACGGCGAAAACGTCTACCGCATGCTGCGCGACGAACGCGTGACCTTTTCCACCGCGGTGCCCACGGTGTGGCTGATGCTGTTCCAGTACCTGGATGCGCATCCGGAGATCGATCCGCGCTCGCTCGGGCTGAAGCTGGCCGGCGTAGGTGGCTCCGCCGCGCCGGCGGCGATGATCGAGCGCTTCGAGCAGCAGTTCGGCGCGCGCTTCGTCCAGGGCTGGGGCATGACGGAGACCAGCCCGATCGGCGTGATCAGCACGCTCTTGCCCAAGCATCAAGCGCTGGGCGCGCAGGAGCAATTGAAGATCAAGCTCAAGCAAGGCCGCGCGCTGTGGGGCGTGGACCTGCGCATCGAGGACGACCAGGGCAACGCGCTGCCGCACGATGGCCAGGCCTTTGGCC comes from the Cupriavidus basilensis genome and includes:
- a CDS encoding SDR family oxidoreductase; protein product: MSNAFKDDVLAGKVVFIAGASSGINLGIARHFAKAGARLALVSRDPERIAAAAASINDAGGSAIGMAADVRDYAAVEAALARTRNELGPIDIVISGAAGNFVAPALGMSANGFKTVVDIDLIGTFNVFRACFAFLNAPGASLIAITAPQAVNAMMFQAHVCAAKAGINMLVKCLAMEWGPAGVRVNAISPGPIAGTEGMARLAPTPEMEARFKARLALRDYGDKDDIANTALFLSTDNARYITGTIVDCDGGSKLGDASADALHPPKAPGKAA
- a CDS encoding exonuclease — translated: MAKRQAPDTRPEIYVSTDVEADGPIPGPHSMLSFASAAMLADKTVLSTFSANLETLPGAAGHPAQMQWWQTQPEAWAACRQDLEPPGRAMVRYVEWVESLPGKPVFVAFPAGFDFTWMFWYMMRFAGRSPFGWAALDIKTLGFAMTGLPYRKTVKPALPAQWKDPLPHTHVALDDALEQGALFCNMLAELRAREATLAAAQALAERDGAPPAPTA
- a CDS encoding LysR family transcriptional regulator, which codes for MRHLNPDFLHAFSLVCDLGSFSAAAERLGLSQPAVSLQVRQLEQRYGLRLLERVGRHVLPTPAGEDLLAHARGVAGALAAADDSMARHAGGVVGRVRLGTGATACIYLLPAVLRDLRRAMPALEIVVSTENTGEALKAVEDNALDLAFVTLPASGRMFDITPVLEDPFVAIGPADDEPLPATVAPADLAGRPLVLFSPGGNTRRLVDEWFLRAGISARPVMELDSVEAIKELVGAGLGYSVLPGMALPPGQPRARIAVRPLAPPLARTLALVLRHDKPLRAGLRATVAALLRLAPQRQSPA
- the arsC gene encoding arsenate reductase (glutaredoxin) (This arsenate reductase requires both glutathione and glutaredoxin to convert arsenate to arsenite, after which the efflux transporter formed by ArsA and ArsB can extrude the arsenite from the cell, providing resistance.), encoding MITIYHNPRCSKSRETLALVEAAAGRLGEPVEIVEYLKTPPTLSTLKQLHTMLGVPVREMVRDNEAPFKELGLADPGLTDAEVLGAVADHPILLQRPLVVRNRRAAIGRPPENVAPLLA
- a CDS encoding GNAT family N-acetyltransferase — translated: MAVANATAAVQACASPSIRDATAADIPAIQAIYAHHVRHGRASFEEVEPGVDDIRLRHAEVRRQGLPYLVAERGGEVLGYAYASAYRTRSAYRFAIEDSVYIDERYRGQGLGLALLAALVSRCESGPWRQMVAVVACTASGEGAGSLALHERVGFRTIGRLQSVGFKHGQWIDTVLMQRPLGDGDETPPVERAAKP
- a CDS encoding enoyl-CoA hydratase-related protein, translated to MTSPVLYHAAEGVATITLNRPDVLNALNSALLLELRAAVERAAQDEAVRAVVLSANGRGFCAGADLAGRGTGLQDSGTLLRERYHPIILALRNMPKPVITSVNGVAAGAGMSLALAGDVVLAGRSASFLQAFSKIGLVPDAGSTYFLPRYAGEMRARALAILAEKIDAEEAHRIGLVWKVHEDEALPAETARLAAHLAQMPTFAYGLIKEALNASLQSDLPAQLEREATLQSRASKSEDVKEGVAAFLEKRKPAFKGR
- a CDS encoding allantoate amidohydrolase, coding for MAATLTPATETGARIMAWADTLAVHTEQPGMLTRTYLTEAHHGAAAQLTEWMQAAGMTVRRDAAGNVIGRYEGTTPNVPALLTGSHFDTVRDGGRYDGNLGVILPVACVAQWNRQGKRFPFAIEVVGFAEEEGVRFKATLLGSRAIAGTFDTNVLDNVDDSGKTMREVMRAAGFDPAGLPAAAHAREQVLAFVEVHIEQGPVLLNEGLSLGVVTAISGATRFIVELEGLAGHAGTVPMDMRRDAAMAGAEIGLFIERRCSGLPGLVGTIGQFNVPNGAANVVPGRAVFSIDIRAGEDAVRQAAVNDVLAEIERVCARRNVRVQIRKTHEAVSVPCAPWLQQQWADAIARQGLPVRHLPSGAGHDAMAIAAIADVAMLFVRCGNGGISHHPTEIMTAEDAASAAAVFSDFVEHFDKHSARQQ
- a CDS encoding M20/M25/M40 family metallo-hydrolase, which produces MTARDNVNPLQTTLTNYIDAQRPAQEAFLAELVKVPSDNPPGDCDAHGARAKVLLEGLGFKVEAHKVPHELVKAAGMISATNLLVRKTFGTGGPTIAMNAHGDVVPPGLGWTKDPYGGEIADSEHGPVMYGRGVAVSKSDFATYTYAVLALMEAEKQGARLNGTLELQFTYDEETGGDIGPKFLLDQGLSKPDYAISAGFSYGITSAHNGCLHVEVTVKGKQGHAAMPHTGVDAIEAATHILQAIYGLRAELATRKSKTLGIDTATLNVGLIKGGINTNVVPDLVTFRVDRRMIPEEIGFDAEGELRAVVEKAARDRPGIEVKVERIILAEPLSELPGVEKLIGALKGRAEEVFGVEIPVQGVPLYTDARHYTKHGIPTVLYGAGPRTLMEARGHNSDENLRLSDLNRATKVVALALSDLIG
- a CDS encoding C4-dicarboxylate transporter DctA — encoded protein: MHPAVQQRPASGRPHAAPSRFSRFFRSLFGQVLVALVLGTALGLLFPEFAAKLKPLGDAFIKLIKMLIGPIVFCVVVAGICGAGELKKVGRVGIKAVLYFEVVTTIALALGIALAYIFHPGTGMNVNPASLDASAMSAYVDTAQKVKSAGMVDFLLKLIPSTVMGAFASGDVLQVLLVSILFGCALSLVGERGQPLVTIIDTFSHTLFKMMGFIIKLAPLGVLGAVAFTVGKYGIGSLKQLGYLVLVFYGAVALFVMVVLGTVMRLCGFSVFKLIRYLRAELLVVLGTASSDSVLPQVMKKLEFLGIKKSVVGLVIPTGYSFNLDAFSIYLTLAAVFIAQATNTPLALGDLLGILAVALVTSKGAHGIPGSAIVILAATLSAHPAIPAIGLVLVLSVDWFIGIARAVGNLIGNCVATVVVAAWEKDIDRARAHDVLNGRIDASDLEAGFAPAPHEAALATPGASPLPGAAAGR
- a CDS encoding GntR family transcriptional regulator, which encodes MPEHIDPAMTAEAIAEDIVAAIVSHRLPPGTKLREEALASVYRVSRTKVRAALLMLSKDKLIQIVPDKGAFVAKPSAEEAREVFAVRRILEAALAREFVARATAADYKRIDRHLVAEKKALGGSDAHVRTRLLSDFHIMLADVVGNGVLTGMLQELSLRSAVITMLYQSRRDAACSSDEHRDFIEAARAGDTERAVTLMVEHLNHVEAALHFEQVPAARSKDLVTALLA